One window of the Lemur catta isolate mLemCat1 chromosome 6, mLemCat1.pri, whole genome shotgun sequence genome contains the following:
- the CERK gene encoding ceramide kinase translates to MGATRAAEPLRSVLWVKQQRCAVSLEPARALLRWWRSPGPGAGAPGADACSVPVAEIIAVEETDVHGKHRGSGRWQKMEKPFAFTVHCVKRARRHRWKWAQVTFCCPEEQLCHLWLQTLRAMLETLTSRPKHLLVFINPFGGKGKGKRIYEQKVAPLFTLASITTDVIVTERANQAKETLYEINIDKYDGVVCVGGDGMFSEVLHGLVGRAQRSAGVDQNHPRAALVPSSLRIGIIPAGSTDCVCYSTVGTNDAETSALHIVVGDSLAMDVSSVHHHGTLLRYSVSLLGYGFYGDIIRDSEKKRWMGLVRYDFSGIKTFLSHHCYEGTVSFLPAQHTVGSPRDGKPCRAGCFVCRQSRQQLQEEQKKALYGLENAEEVEEWQVVCGKFLAINATNMSCACRRSPRGLSPAAHLGDGSSDLILIRKCSRFNFLRFLVRHTNQCDQFDFSFVEVYRVKKFQFTSKHVEDEDSDLEQGKTRFGRICREHPSCCCPASGSSWNCDGELLPSAALEVRVHCQLVRLFARGIEENPKQGPHS, encoded by the exons ATGGGGGCGACGCGGGCGGCGGAGCCGCTGCGCTCCGTGCTGTGGGTGAAGCAGCAGCGCTGCGCCGTGAGCCTGGAGCCCGCGCGGGCGCTGCTGCGCTGGTGGCGGAGCCCGGGGCCCGGAGCCGGCGCCCCCGGCGCGG ATGCCTGCTCCGTGCCGGTCGCCGAGATCATTGCCGTGGAAGAGACAGACGTCCATGGGAAGCACCGCGGCAGCGGCCGGTGGCAGAAGATGGAGAAGCCGTTCGCGTTCACAG TCCACTGTGTGAAGAGAGCGCGGCGCCACCGCTGGAAGTGGGCGCAGGTGACGTTCTGCTGCCCAGAGGAGCAGCTGTGTCACCTGTGGCTGCAGACCCTGAGGGCCATGCTGGAGACGCTGA CGTCGAGACCAAAGCATTTGCTGGTGTTCATCAACCCGTttggaggaaaagggaaaggcaAGCGGATCTACGAGCAAAAAGTGGCGCCGTTGTTTACACTGGCCTCCATCACCACCGACGTAATCG TTACGGAACGTGCTAATCAAGCCAAGGAGACTTTATATGAGATTAATATAGACAAGTATGACGG CGTCGTGTGTGTCGGCGGCGACGGCATGTTCAGCGAGGTGCTGCACGGCCTGGTGGGCAGAGCGCAGAGGAGCGCGGGCGTGGACCAGAATCATCCGAGGGCCGCGCTGGTGCCCAGCAGCCTCCGCATCGGCATCATCCCCGCGG GGTCGACGGACTGCGTGTGCTACTCCACGGTGGGCACCAACGACGCAGAAACGTCAGCTTTGCACATCGTGGTCG GGGACTCGCTGGCCATGGACGTGTCCTCCGTGCACCACCACGGCACGCTGCTGCGCTACTCCGTGTCCCTGCTGGGCTACGGCTTCTATGGGGACATTATCAGAGACAGCGAGAAAAAGCGGTGGATGGGTCTCGTCAGATACGACTTTTCAG GTATAAAGACCTTTCTCTCCCATCACTGCTACGAAGGGACGGTGTCTTTCCTGCCTGCACAGCACACGGTGGGATCTCCGAGGGACGGGAAACCCTGCCGAGCAGG GTGCTTTGTCTGCAGGCAGAGCAGGCAGCAGCTGCAGGAGGAGCAGAAGAAGGCTCTCTACGGCTTGGAGAATGCTG AGGAGGTGGAAGAGTGGCAGGTCGTCTGCGGGAAGTTTCTGGCCATCAACGCCACAAACATGTCCTGTGCTTGTCGCCGGAGCCCCAGGGGCCTCTCGCCGGCTGCCCACTTGGGAGACGGGTCTTCCGACCTCATCCTCATCCGGAAGTGCTCCAGGTTCAATTTTCTGAGGTTCCTTGTCCGGCACACCAACCAGTGCGATCAG TTCGACTTCAGTTTCGTGGAAGTTTATCGTGTCAAGAAGTTCCAGTTCACTTCGAAGCACGTGGAGGACGAGGACAGTGACCTGGAGCAGGGGAAGACGCGCTTCGGGCGGATCTGCAGGGAGCACCCCTCGTGCTGCTGCCCGGCGTCCGGCAGCTCCTGGAACTGCGACGGGGAGCTGCTGCCCAGCGCGGCCCTGGAGGTCAG GGTCCACTGCCAGCTGGTTCGACTCTTTGCACGAGGAATCGAAGAGAACCCCAAGCAAGGACCACACAGCTGA